The following are encoded in a window of Paenibacillaceae bacterium GAS479 genomic DNA:
- a CDS encoding NAD-dependent deacetylase produces MMEFSDLRKLIYSSGSSVFFGGAGTSTESGIPDFRSAGGLYEQRTSKVYEPEEILSRDFFHAHPADFYSFYRTHMVYPQARPNPAHLKLAELEQEGRLKAVITQNIDGLHQLAGSVNVLELHGSVHRNRCLDCGISHPLSAVIGDSRPVPLCGECGGIIKPDVVLYQENLDFDLLERAAVHIQQADTLIVAGTSLTVQPAAGLVGLFRGDNLVLINRDTTPMDGYATYLVRGSIGEVMAAL; encoded by the coding sequence ATGATGGAGTTTTCTGACCTTCGCAAGCTGATTTACAGCAGCGGCAGCAGCGTTTTTTTTGGCGGGGCCGGTACATCGACCGAAAGCGGTATTCCCGACTTCCGTTCGGCAGGAGGGCTGTACGAGCAGCGAACAAGCAAAGTTTATGAGCCGGAGGAAATATTGAGCCGAGACTTTTTTCATGCCCATCCTGCCGACTTTTATTCTTTTTATCGGACTCATATGGTCTATCCGCAAGCAAGGCCTAATCCCGCGCATCTCAAGCTCGCCGAACTGGAGCAGGAAGGCCGGCTTAAGGCGGTCATTACCCAAAATATCGATGGACTACATCAGCTAGCCGGCAGTGTCAATGTACTCGAGCTGCATGGCTCGGTGCACCGCAACCGTTGTTTGGACTGCGGCATATCCCATCCTTTGTCGGCTGTTATAGGCGACTCTCGTCCAGTGCCGCTCTGCGGCGAATGCGGCGGCATCATCAAGCCTGATGTAGTGCTGTATCAGGAGAATTTGGATTTTGACTTGTTGGAGCGGGCTGCGGTCCATATCCAGCAGGCAGATACTTTGATCGTTGCGGGCACCTCGCTCACCGTGCAGCCTGCTGCCGGGCTGGTTGGTCTTTTTCGCGGGGACAACCTCGTGCTGATCAACCGGGACACGACGCCGATGGACGGGTATGCTACCTATCTGGTACGCGGCAGTATCGGAGAGGTTATGGCAGCTCTCTAG
- a CDS encoding DNA-binding response regulator, OmpR family, contains REC and winged-helix (wHTH) domain translates to MKKLLIVDDDREIAELIQIYLANEGFATVLAHNGDEALERVASDTFHLIVLDIMMPKTDGLEVCRQLRREGSVQIPILMLSARAEDMDKIMGLMTGADDYMVKPFNPLELVARVKSLLRRAYQFPKAGGDARELDGAVELGPLVIDKSTHTVTCLPDGRQLHLTSTEFGILHLLALHPGKVFSAEDIFQQVWKEKFYESNNTVMVHISKLRDKLEQETGDKFIVTVWGVGYKIEG, encoded by the coding sequence TTGAAAAAGCTGCTTATTGTTGACGATGACCGCGAAATCGCGGAGTTGATTCAAATTTATCTTGCCAATGAGGGTTTTGCTACAGTTCTGGCGCATAACGGCGATGAGGCTTTGGAGCGGGTTGCCTCTGACACTTTCCATCTGATCGTACTGGACATTATGATGCCCAAAACGGATGGGCTGGAAGTGTGCCGTCAACTGCGGCGGGAAGGCTCGGTGCAAATTCCGATTTTGATGCTGAGCGCCCGGGCTGAAGATATGGATAAAATTATGGGGCTGATGACCGGAGCGGATGACTATATGGTCAAGCCGTTCAATCCTCTGGAATTGGTTGCACGTGTGAAGTCTTTGCTGCGCCGTGCTTATCAGTTCCCTAAGGCCGGTGGCGATGCCAGGGAATTAGATGGGGCGGTTGAGCTTGGGCCGCTTGTCATCGACAAATCAACCCATACAGTTACTTGCCTGCCGGACGGTCGGCAGCTGCATTTGACGAGTACGGAGTTCGGCATTTTGCATCTGCTCGCCCTGCATCCCGGTAAGGTGTTCAGCGCGGAGGATATTTTCCAGCAGGTATGGAAGGAAAAGTTCTATGAGTCGAACAATACGGTCATGGTGCATATTAGCAAGCTGCGTGACAAGCTTGAGCAAGAGACTGGAGACAAGTTCATCGTAACGGTGTGGGGGGTAGGCTACAAAATTGAAGGATGA
- a CDS encoding RNA polymerase, sigma 27/28 subunit, RpsK/SigK, with product MGVAFVMPGLFTAIALFIKQLSLLVSYVKNNAFPQPLQEEEELRHLKLMAQGDQHSRNLLIEHNLRLVAHIVKKFDNTGEDSEDLISIGTIGLIKAIESFQTGKGTKLATFAARCIENEILMHLRSLKKTRKDVSLHDPIGTDKEGNEITLIDILGSEHDDVVERVQLKIEKSKIYKNLDILDEREREVVMARFGLEHGGEERTQREIAKDLGISRSYVSRIEKRALMKLYHEFYKAKR from the coding sequence ATGGGGGTGGCCTTCGTTATGCCTGGACTTTTTACCGCAATCGCTCTGTTTATCAAGCAACTCAGTTTGCTTGTATCGTATGTCAAAAATAACGCGTTTCCACAGCCGTTGCAGGAAGAAGAAGAACTTCGGCACCTGAAGCTTATGGCGCAGGGTGATCAGCATTCACGGAATTTGCTCATCGAGCATAATTTGCGGCTTGTCGCGCATATTGTTAAAAAGTTCGACAATACAGGCGAAGACTCGGAGGATTTGATCTCCATCGGGACGATTGGACTCATCAAAGCGATTGAAAGCTTTCAGACCGGAAAAGGCACAAAGTTGGCGACATTTGCAGCCCGTTGTATAGAGAACGAAATCCTTATGCATCTCAGATCGCTCAAGAAAACGCGCAAAGATGTCTCTCTGCATGATCCGATCGGCACGGACAAAGAGGGTAATGAAATTACGCTGATAGATATCCTAGGCTCAGAGCATGACGATGTGGTCGAGAGGGTACAACTTAAGATTGAAAAGTCTAAAATATATAAAAACCTAGATATTTTAGACGAACGGGAACGTGAAGTGGTCATGGCTCGGTTTGGCCTAGAGCACGGGGGCGAGGAGCGGACGCAGCGGGAGATTGCTAAAGATCTCGGCATTAGTCGGAGCTATGTTTCGAGAATTGAGAAAAGAGCTTTGATGAAGCTTTATCATGAATTTTATAAAGCGAAGCGGTGA
- a CDS encoding Copper amine oxidase N-terminal domain-containing protein — protein MKTDSPYSEEGIIMKFDSFKQKKVAGALLAGLLLTGAVAALPAQAKPAEAKKKEAPGVLVNGFKQTLPREPIVTDGRTLVPLRGIFEALDANVEWDQYEQTIKATKGTNTITLQVNKTKAKVNEMEVELSVPAQNMSGTTMVPLRFIAEALGAYCVYYPDQNIILINEKKEQ, from the coding sequence ATGAAAACGGATTCCCCATATTCAGAGGAGGGTATAATCATGAAATTTGATTCCTTTAAACAGAAAAAAGTTGCCGGGGCTTTGCTCGCAGGGCTGTTACTGACAGGAGCTGTTGCAGCACTACCGGCGCAAGCAAAACCGGCCGAAGCGAAGAAAAAGGAAGCGCCAGGCGTACTTGTGAATGGCTTCAAGCAGACACTGCCTCGCGAGCCGATCGTTACCGATGGCCGTACACTCGTTCCGTTGCGTGGTATTTTTGAGGCGTTGGACGCCAATGTCGAGTGGGATCAGTATGAGCAGACAATCAAAGCGACCAAGGGGACGAACACGATTACGCTTCAGGTCAATAAAACAAAGGCGAAGGTCAATGAAATGGAAGTTGAACTGTCCGTTCCGGCGCAGAACATGAGCGGCACAACGATGGTTCCACTACGCTTCATCGCGGAGGCGCTTGGCGCTTATTGTGTGTATTACCCGGATCAGAATATCATTCTGATCAATGAGAAAAAAGAGCAATAA
- a CDS encoding dihydroxy-acid dehydratase, producing MAPKKMRSDMIKKGFDRAPHRSLLRAAGVKEEDFDKPFIAVCNSYIDIIPGHVHLQEFGKLVKEAIREAGGVPFEFNTIGVDDGIAMGHIGMRYSLASREIIADSVETVVNAHWFDGMVCIPNCDKITPGMIMGMLRVNIPSIMVSGGPMKAGRTSDGRAISLTSVFEGVGQFMAGKIDEVGLTELEQFGCPTCGSCSGMFTANSMNCLAEALGIALPGNGSILAISPERKEFVKESARQLMKLIDMNLRPRDIVNAEAIDNAFALDMAMGGSTNTVLHTLAIAHEAEIDYPIARINEVANRVPHLSKLAPASDLHMEDVHEAGGVSAVLNELLNKEGALHADNITVTGKTIRENVEHVIPKRRDVIRPIDDPHSERGGLAVLFGNLAPDGAIIKVGAVDKSVGGYHRGPAICFDSQDAVLEGLSKGLVKEGHVVVIRYEGPKGGPGMPEMLAPTSQIVGMGLGAKVGLITDGRFSGASRGISIGHISPEAADGGPLAFVNDGDIIELDMNNRTIQLEISDEEMAKRRAEWAGFELKIKRGYLARYAHLVTSASTGGVMKL from the coding sequence ATGGCACCGAAGAAAATGCGTTCAGATATGATCAAAAAAGGCTTCGACCGCGCCCCGCATCGCAGTCTCCTGCGCGCTGCCGGAGTAAAGGAAGAGGACTTCGACAAACCGTTTATCGCGGTATGTAATTCTTATATTGATATTATTCCCGGTCATGTGCATCTTCAGGAATTCGGCAAGCTCGTCAAAGAAGCTATCCGCGAGGCAGGCGGCGTTCCGTTCGAATTCAACACGATTGGCGTAGACGATGGCATCGCTATGGGGCATATCGGCATGCGCTATTCGCTTGCCAGCCGCGAGATCATCGCGGATTCCGTGGAGACGGTCGTTAATGCCCACTGGTTCGACGGCATGGTTTGTATTCCAAACTGTGACAAAATTACACCAGGAATGATTATGGGTATGCTGCGCGTCAACATCCCGTCCATCATGGTCAGCGGCGGCCCAATGAAAGCCGGCCGTACAAGCGACGGCCGCGCCATCTCCCTGACAAGTGTATTTGAAGGTGTTGGTCAGTTCATGGCCGGCAAAATCGATGAAGTAGGTCTGACTGAGCTTGAACAATTCGGCTGTCCAACTTGCGGCTCTTGCTCCGGCATGTTCACGGCTAACTCCATGAACTGCCTGGCCGAGGCGCTCGGTATCGCGCTTCCAGGCAACGGCTCCATTCTGGCTATTTCCCCAGAACGTAAGGAGTTCGTTAAAGAATCCGCTCGTCAGCTCATGAAGCTGATCGATATGAATTTGCGCCCACGCGACATCGTTAATGCCGAAGCAATCGACAATGCTTTTGCACTGGATATGGCAATGGGCGGCTCCACCAACACGGTGCTGCATACGCTGGCCATCGCTCATGAAGCCGAGATCGATTATCCGATCGCTCGCATCAATGAAGTTGCCAACCGCGTGCCGCATCTATCCAAACTTGCTCCTGCGTCCGATCTCCATATGGAGGACGTACACGAAGCAGGCGGCGTCAGCGCCGTGCTTAACGAACTGCTTAACAAAGAAGGCGCACTGCATGCCGACAATATTACCGTGACTGGCAAAACAATTCGCGAAAATGTCGAGCATGTCATACCGAAACGCCGCGACGTTATTCGTCCAATCGACGATCCGCATTCCGAGCGCGGCGGCCTAGCCGTTCTGTTCGGCAACCTGGCTCCTGACGGCGCGATCATCAAGGTCGGCGCTGTGGACAAATCCGTAGGCGGCTACCATCGTGGTCCTGCAATCTGCTTCGACTCCCAGGACGCTGTTCTGGAAGGCCTTAGCAAAGGCCTCGTCAAAGAAGGCCATGTCGTGGTCATCCGTTACGAAGGTCCAAAAGGCGGCCCTGGTATGCCTGAGATGCTGGCTCCAACCTCGCAGATCGTCGGCATGGGCCTCGGCGCCAAAGTTGGTCTTATCACCGACGGACGTTTCTCCGGCGCATCGCGCGGCATCAGCATCGGCCATATTTCGCCTGAAGCAGCTGACGGCGGCCCGCTGGCCTTCGTTAATGACGGCGACATCATCGAGCTCGATATGAACAATCGGACGATTCAACTCGAGATCAGCGACGAGGAAATGGCGAAGCGTCGCGCCGAGTGGGCCGGCTTTGAGCTCAAAATCAAACGCGGCTACCTTGCAAGATATGCACATCTGGTCACCTCCGCCAGCACCGGCGGCGTGATGAAGCTGTAG
- a CDS encoding HAMP domain-containing protein: MKDDNVVKDMTFRLLLHLALSAALSVITSVLLVVVAERLASQFPSLRQFAHLLIDQLGDLTLVILALGLFLVYLLLFQQRQFRYFRDVSRSVRYIADGNFNFQVPVRQKNELGDLASYINYLVHKLQLSLDDERRAEQTKSELITNVSHDLRTPLTSIIGYLGLIEQDRYRDEVELRQYVHIAYEKSKRLNVLINDLFDYTRMRYETSPQRIHTFNLTELLRQLLIQYRVPLEEVGLTGALHAPSGKLMVTGDSDKLVRVFENLLANAIHYGKDGGKVDLHASAEGLEAVVEVVNYGEMISSVDLPHLFDRFYRVDKARGLSSGGSGLGLAIAKSIVEQHGGKVSAASDPYLTSFQIRLPLALETAPANSALPSKVGEEGLGGNSL; encoded by the coding sequence TTGAAGGATGACAACGTAGTCAAGGATATGACCTTCCGTCTGCTGCTGCATCTGGCGTTGAGCGCCGCGCTGTCCGTCATCACCTCGGTGCTGCTCGTCGTTGTAGCCGAAAGGCTGGCGAGCCAATTCCCGTCGTTGCGTCAGTTCGCTCATCTGCTGATCGATCAACTGGGGGATCTTACGCTAGTTATTCTCGCGCTGGGGTTGTTCCTTGTGTATCTGCTGCTGTTCCAGCAACGGCAGTTCCGATATTTCCGCGACGTAAGCCGCAGTGTGCGGTATATCGCCGACGGGAATTTCAACTTTCAAGTGCCGGTGCGCCAAAAAAATGAACTCGGCGATCTGGCTTCCTACATTAATTATCTGGTGCACAAGCTGCAGCTTTCCCTCGACGACGAGCGGCGGGCCGAGCAGACCAAAAGTGAGCTGATTACGAATGTCTCCCATGATCTGCGCACGCCGCTCACCTCGATTATCGGGTATCTCGGACTAATTGAGCAGGATCGCTATCGAGACGAGGTAGAGCTGCGTCAATATGTGCATATCGCTTATGAGAAGTCCAAACGGTTAAATGTGCTGATCAACGATCTGTTCGATTATACCCGGATGAGATACGAGACGTCACCGCAGCGCATTCACACCTTTAACCTGACCGAGCTGCTGAGGCAGCTGCTTATTCAGTATCGGGTTCCTCTTGAGGAGGTCGGATTGACGGGTGCTCTGCATGCACCCTCAGGCAAGCTGATGGTAACAGGTGATTCGGATAAGTTGGTGCGAGTGTTCGAGAACTTGCTTGCGAATGCGATCCATTACGGCAAGGATGGCGGCAAAGTAGACCTGCATGCCTCTGCCGAGGGATTGGAGGCTGTCGTCGAGGTGGTCAACTACGGGGAGATGATTTCTTCCGTTGACCTACCGCATTTATTCGACAGGTTCTACCGCGTTGATAAAGCTAGAGGACTTAGCAGTGGAGGCTCAGGGCTCGGTCTCGCTATTGCCAAAAGCATTGTAGAGCAGCATGGGGGTAAGGTTTCAGCTGCCAGCGATCCTTACCTGACTTCCTTCCAGATCCGCCTTCCGCTTGCGCTGGAGACTGCTCCAGCTAACTCTGCCCTCCCGTCTAAAGTCGGAGAAGAGGGACTTGGAGGGAACAGTCTTTAG
- a CDS encoding DNA-binding transcriptional regulator, MarR family, producing the protein MVNEAVSEELTKQLDDRFRLVRKLITSEWNRDNVNGLGLTHARILTLLASEGPQKASILADKLLITSGAVTGLADRLVELGYISRERGEQDRRVVLLSIEEPGLQLLKFIDETRQALMHKLYKGMSEQEMQSMLLLFDRMVGNLQE; encoded by the coding sequence ATGGTCAACGAAGCGGTATCAGAGGAACTGACCAAGCAGTTGGACGACCGATTTCGGCTCGTACGCAAGCTGATCACCTCAGAGTGGAACCGGGACAATGTGAATGGGCTCGGTCTTACGCATGCCCGTATTCTTACCTTGCTGGCGTCTGAGGGTCCGCAGAAGGCGTCGATTCTGGCGGACAAGCTGCTCATTACATCAGGTGCGGTAACGGGGCTGGCAGACAGACTCGTGGAACTGGGCTATATTTCCCGGGAGCGGGGAGAGCAGGACCGCAGAGTCGTTTTACTGAGTATTGAGGAACCGGGCTTGCAACTGCTTAAGTTTATTGACGAGACACGGCAGGCGCTCATGCATAAGCTGTACAAAGGCATGTCGGAACAAGAGATGCAATCGATGTTGCTGTTGTTCGATCGTATGGTCGGCAATCTGCAGGAATAA
- a CDS encoding FMN reductase (NADPH): MVNSDKPNRIQAEEMLALLEGHRSIRRYTDTAVTTEQLDHILNSAQMASSSSHMQAYSIIGITDSVLRERLAALAGGQRHVREAPVFLVWCADLSRFSDAVQLHGGELATSTEYFLVATVDAALAAQNAAVAAEAQGLGIVYIGGIRNDMQAVTELLELPPLVYPVFGMCIGVPDEHPDPRPRLPRAAIYSENCYSAEGRLEQLATYDEKYRSYIRSRAGGGRDSTWTQEMKGRVAYPSRKITELLREQGFRFED, translated from the coding sequence ATGGTGAACTCAGACAAACCGAATAGAATTCAGGCTGAGGAAATGCTTGCGCTGCTGGAGGGTCATCGTTCCATCCGCCGCTATACCGACACCGCGGTAACGACAGAACAGCTGGACCACATTCTGAATAGCGCTCAGATGGCCTCATCCTCAAGCCATATGCAGGCTTACAGCATCATCGGCATTACGGACTCAGTGCTGCGGGAACGTCTCGCGGCGCTCGCTGGGGGCCAGCGTCATGTGCGCGAGGCACCGGTTTTTCTTGTCTGGTGCGCGGATCTCAGCCGCTTTAGCGATGCCGTTCAACTTCATGGCGGCGAACTGGCGACATCGACGGAATATTTTCTAGTTGCTACAGTAGACGCCGCCCTTGCGGCTCAAAATGCAGCTGTCGCCGCAGAAGCACAGGGGCTTGGTATTGTTTATATCGGAGGCATCCGTAATGACATGCAAGCCGTAACAGAGCTGCTGGAGCTGCCGCCGCTCGTTTATCCGGTCTTTGGCATGTGCATCGGCGTGCCGGACGAGCATCCAGATCCCCGTCCAAGGCTGCCGCGCGCGGCTATTTATTCGGAGAACTGCTACTCCGCAGAAGGTCGCTTGGAGCAGCTAGCGACGTATGACGAGAAATATCGCAGTTATATCCGCAGCCGTGCCGGCGGGGGGCGCGATTCAACTTGGACGCAGGAGATGAAAGGCCGCGTCGCTTATCCGTCGCGTAAGATTACGGAGCTGCTGCGCGAACAGGGGTTTCGTTTTGAGGATTGA
- a CDS encoding 3'-5' exoribonuclease: MTLISTLSDKEEVTGYFLVKELDVKQTNSTPPKDYWDLVLADSSGQITAKYWDLKPAEKESLKSLQVAKVHGIVQLYRDRLQMKVIRIRPTGPEDDVRLTDYIRAAPVASADLVAAIHSKVDSITDTDIRNIATFCVLKAGDRLEHYPAAKSHHHAYYAGLAYHTVRMLEIGEFLCLQRPFLNRDALIAGIILHDLAKPEEMNAQLGIVSEYSDRGRLIGHLALISGWIVEAALKLGIPTDSPKVTVLQHLVLSHHNLGEWGSPVQPQLAEAVALHYIDSLDAKLQMVEDALGSTAEQEAWTPMIRGLENKAVYRTRF; encoded by the coding sequence ATGACCCTGATCAGTACCCTGAGTGATAAAGAAGAGGTGACCGGCTACTTTTTAGTCAAGGAGCTCGACGTCAAACAGACTAACTCAACCCCTCCCAAGGATTACTGGGATTTGGTGCTTGCAGATTCAAGCGGACAGATTACGGCCAAATATTGGGATCTAAAGCCTGCCGAAAAGGAATCGTTGAAATCGCTTCAAGTGGCAAAAGTGCATGGCATCGTGCAGCTTTACCGCGATAGGCTGCAAATGAAGGTCATCCGTATTCGCCCGACGGGACCGGAGGACGACGTGCGTTTGACGGACTATATTCGTGCTGCTCCTGTCGCCTCAGCGGATTTGGTAGCTGCCATCCACAGTAAAGTGGACAGCATCACGGATACGGACATTCGGAACATCGCTACTTTCTGCGTACTCAAGGCTGGAGACCGATTGGAGCATTATCCCGCAGCCAAAAGCCATCATCATGCTTATTATGCCGGTCTGGCTTATCATACCGTTCGTATGCTGGAAATTGGCGAGTTCCTATGCCTCCAGCGTCCATTCCTTAATCGCGATGCGCTCATCGCTGGCATCATCCTGCATGACCTGGCCAAGCCGGAGGAGATGAACGCGCAGCTTGGCATCGTATCGGAGTATAGCGATCGAGGTCGGTTGATCGGCCATCTGGCGCTTATTTCTGGCTGGATCGTAGAAGCGGCGTTGAAGCTGGGCATTCCTACGGACTCACCGAAGGTAACGGTACTGCAGCATCTCGTGTTATCCCACCATAATCTTGGTGAATGGGGGAGCCCGGTTCAACCCCAGTTGGCGGAAGCGGTCGCCTTGCATTACATTGATTCGCTGGATGCTAAGCTGCAGATGGTTGAGGACGCGCTCGGGTCCACAGCCGAGCAGGAGGCGTGGACACCGATGATTCGCGGCCTGGAAAACAAAGCCGTTTATCGGACACGTTTCTAA